In Haloterrigena turkmenica DSM 5511, a single genomic region encodes these proteins:
- a CDS encoding NADPH-dependent FMN reductase — MSQTPSVVAVSGSLRDESYTRTALQYVLRAAADAGAETTLLDLRESDLPVYDPDRDLEDQGDAAAATRLVREADAVALGTPVYHGSYSGALKNFHDYCGFDEYEETTVGLLATAGGGSYGSTLDHLRITVRGVHGWVLPHQVGLRDASGKFEADPEAIDGRRFRDPGLQDRVEKLGRNLVEYAFIDPSVTSAQSAAGDD; from the coding sequence ATGAGTCAGACGCCCTCCGTCGTCGCCGTCAGCGGCAGTCTCCGCGACGAGAGCTACACCCGAACGGCGCTGCAGTACGTATTACGGGCCGCCGCCGACGCCGGCGCCGAGACGACGCTGCTCGACCTCCGGGAGTCCGATCTCCCCGTCTACGATCCCGACCGCGACCTCGAGGACCAGGGCGACGCCGCGGCCGCGACGCGACTCGTTCGCGAGGCCGACGCCGTCGCCCTTGGAACGCCGGTCTACCACGGCTCCTACTCGGGGGCGCTAAAGAACTTCCACGACTACTGCGGATTCGATGAGTACGAGGAGACGACGGTCGGTCTGCTGGCGACCGCCGGCGGCGGCAGCTACGGCTCGACGCTGGACCATCTTCGAATCACCGTTCGTGGCGTCCACGGCTGGGTCCTTCCCCACCAGGTCGGCCTCCGCGACGCCTCGGGGAAGTTCGAGGCCGATCCCGAGGCCATCGACGGCCGTCGGTTCCGCGATCCGGGCCTGCAGGATCGAGTGGAAAAACTCGGTCGGAACCTCGTCGAGTACGCCTTCATCGACCCCAGCGTCACGTCGGCACAGTCCGCAGCGGGCGACGACTGA
- a CDS encoding GIY-YIG nuclease family protein — protein sequence MTEADHVVYVLECADGSLYTGYTTDLERRVAEHDAGEGAKYTRGRTPVELRYHERYESRSAAMSREYEIKQLSRSEKERLVSLE from the coding sequence ATGACCGAGGCCGATCACGTCGTCTATGTCCTCGAGTGTGCCGACGGGTCGCTGTATACCGGCTATACGACGGACTTAGAGCGGCGGGTCGCCGAACACGACGCCGGCGAGGGCGCGAAGTACACACGCGGGCGCACGCCCGTGGAACTACGCTACCACGAGCGCTACGAGTCGCGATCGGCCGCCATGTCCCGGGAGTACGAGATCAAACAGCTGTCCCGTTCAGAGAAGGAACGGCTCGTCAGCCTCGAGTGA
- the larB gene encoding nickel pincer cofactor biosynthesis protein LarB, protein MRELLEAVADGSLSPSAAEAQLRGYVTGEAGRFDAARKQRRGIPEAILAEGKSAPQVVALAETALETTGRALVTRAADRQVEALEASLEETFPDATLERRGSTVRVLAADYEPPSLEATVGIVTAGTVDGPVADEAEVVCVDAGATIDRIDDIGVAALDRTLDQVDRLREADVLIVAAGREGALPTVIAGLVDTPVIAVPVSSGYGHGGDGEAALAGLLQSCTVLSVVNIDAGFVAGAQATLIARAIDRARDDDRSN, encoded by the coding sequence ATGCGCGAACTGCTCGAGGCCGTCGCTGACGGCTCGCTCTCGCCGTCGGCGGCAGAAGCACAACTCAGAGGATACGTCACTGGCGAGGCCGGCCGGTTCGACGCGGCTCGAAAGCAGCGACGAGGCATTCCGGAGGCCATCCTCGCCGAGGGGAAGTCGGCCCCGCAGGTCGTCGCGCTCGCGGAGACCGCCCTCGAGACGACCGGGCGAGCGCTCGTGACTCGCGCCGCCGACCGCCAGGTCGAGGCGCTCGAGGCGAGTCTCGAGGAGACGTTCCCCGACGCGACCCTCGAGCGCCGAGGGTCGACGGTTCGGGTGCTGGCGGCCGACTACGAGCCGCCGTCGCTCGAGGCGACGGTCGGCATCGTGACGGCGGGGACCGTCGACGGCCCCGTCGCCGACGAGGCGGAAGTCGTCTGCGTCGACGCCGGAGCGACGATCGACCGGATCGACGACATCGGCGTCGCGGCCCTCGACCGGACGCTCGACCAGGTCGATCGGCTCCGCGAGGCGGACGTCCTGATCGTCGCCGCCGGCCGCGAAGGGGCGCTCCCGACGGTGATCGCCGGCCTCGTCGATACGCCGGTCATCGCCGTCCCCGTCTCGAGCGGCTACGGCCACGGCGGCGATGGCGAGGCCGCGCTCGCGGGGCTGCTCCAGTCGTGTACCGTCCTCTCGGTCGTCAACATCGACGCGGGCTTCGTCGCCGGCGCCCAGGCGACGCTGATCGCTCGCGCGATCGACCGCGCCCGCGACGACGATCGATCTAACTGA
- the rpiA gene encoding ribose-5-phosphate isomerase RpiA, translated as MKTAGGSDAAKRRAGERAAEDVADGFVVGLGTGSTTAYAIEALGRAVDDGLEIRGIPTSFQSRRLALEVGIELTTLDAVEGVDLAIDGADQVADDPAADGYGALIKGGGAAHTREKLVDAAADRFVVVADPSKLAPTLERSVPIEVIPDAHTVVADRVRDVGGEPTLREAEGKDGPVVTDNGNLVLDCAFGSIDEPEALATRLSRLPGVVEHGLFVGLADATYVGTEDGVEVRDY; from the coding sequence ATGAAGACGGCAGGCGGTTCCGACGCGGCGAAGCGACGGGCCGGCGAACGCGCCGCCGAAGACGTCGCGGACGGGTTCGTCGTCGGGCTCGGCACCGGTTCGACGACCGCATACGCGATCGAGGCGCTCGGCCGGGCCGTCGACGACGGCCTCGAGATCCGGGGAATCCCGACCTCCTTCCAGTCGCGCCGACTGGCCCTCGAGGTCGGGATCGAACTGACGACGCTGGACGCGGTTGAGGGGGTCGACCTCGCGATCGACGGCGCCGATCAGGTGGCCGACGACCCCGCGGCCGACGGCTACGGCGCGCTGATCAAGGGCGGCGGCGCCGCGCACACGCGCGAGAAACTGGTCGACGCGGCGGCCGATCGGTTCGTCGTCGTCGCCGACCCCTCGAAACTCGCGCCGACGCTCGAGCGGTCGGTCCCGATCGAAGTCATCCCCGACGCCCACACGGTCGTCGCCGACCGCGTCCGCGACGTCGGCGGCGAGCCGACGCTTCGGGAGGCCGAGGGCAAGGACGGCCCGGTCGTGACCGACAACGGGAATCTCGTCCTCGACTGCGCGTTCGGGTCGATCGACGAGCCCGAGGCCCTGGCGACCCGGCTCTCGCGGCTTCCCGGCGTCGTCGAACACGGCCTGTTCGTCGGGCTGGCCGACGCGACCTACGTCGGGACGGAGGACGGCGTCGAGGTTCGCGACTACTGA
- a CDS encoding DUF1931 family protein, producing MADLIVKAAVKEALDDKNVASDFYEALDEEVDELLEDAARRAEANDRKTVQPRDL from the coding sequence ATGGCAGACCTTATCGTCAAAGCCGCCGTGAAGGAAGCGCTCGATGACAAGAACGTCGCCTCGGACTTCTACGAAGCACTCGACGAGGAAGTCGACGAGCTTCTCGAGGACGCTGCGCGACGAGCCGAAGCGAACGACCGGAAGACGGTCCAGCCCCGCGACCTGTAA
- a CDS encoding phosphoglucomutase/phosphomannomutase family protein produces MESISFGTDGWRATLDEFTTPRVRMVGQAVATYLTDEGLEGTVAVGYDARETSRGFAEELARVLCVNGFDVVMPDRDRPTPLIAHAIVERDLIGGFAITASHNPPEYNGVKFIPKDGAPALPEVTDAIADRLAEPDPLPEDEHGTVEEVDLVTPHADAALELVEEITGSTDLSGLTVAYDAMHGSGRGTTDALLERAGASLECLRCERDPEFGGGAPEPAPENLETLIDLVTDDDAGPDLGVANDGDADRIAIVTPERGYLDENLFFAALYDYLLENDAGSVIRTVSTTFLIDRVAEAHGESVHEVPVGFKWVAEAMGEHDALVGGEESGGFTVRGHVREKDGVLMALLAAAMHAEEPLDERVDRLLSEHGTVVQDKISVACPDEEKTRVLEDLEAEIPEDVAGTAVDGVNTADGFKLQLADGSWLLIRPSGTEPVLRVYAEAEDEQRVSELLEAGEKLVEPLV; encoded by the coding sequence ATGGAGTCGATCAGCTTCGGCACCGACGGCTGGCGGGCGACGCTCGACGAGTTCACGACGCCGCGGGTCCGGATGGTCGGACAGGCGGTCGCAACGTATCTGACCGACGAGGGACTCGAGGGAACGGTCGCGGTCGGCTACGACGCCCGCGAGACCTCCCGTGGATTTGCCGAAGAACTGGCGCGCGTGCTGTGCGTGAACGGGTTCGACGTCGTGATGCCCGATCGCGACCGGCCGACGCCGCTGATCGCCCACGCGATCGTCGAGCGCGACCTGATCGGCGGGTTCGCCATCACCGCCTCGCACAACCCGCCGGAGTACAACGGCGTGAAGTTCATTCCCAAAGACGGCGCGCCGGCGCTTCCCGAGGTGACCGACGCCATCGCGGATCGACTCGCCGAACCCGATCCGCTCCCGGAAGACGAGCACGGCACCGTCGAGGAGGTCGATCTGGTTACCCCCCACGCCGACGCCGCTCTCGAGTTAGTCGAGGAGATCACGGGCAGCACCGACCTCTCGGGGCTGACCGTCGCCTACGACGCCATGCACGGCAGCGGCCGCGGGACGACCGACGCCCTCCTCGAGCGGGCCGGCGCCTCGCTCGAGTGCCTGCGTTGTGAGCGCGACCCCGAGTTCGGCGGCGGCGCGCCCGAACCGGCTCCGGAGAACCTGGAGACGCTGATCGACCTGGTCACCGACGACGACGCCGGTCCCGACCTCGGGGTCGCCAACGACGGGGACGCCGATCGGATCGCCATCGTCACCCCCGAACGGGGGTATCTCGACGAGAACCTCTTCTTCGCCGCGCTATACGACTACCTGCTCGAGAACGACGCGGGGTCGGTCATCCGGACCGTCTCCACGACGTTCCTGATCGACCGCGTCGCCGAGGCCCACGGCGAATCGGTCCACGAGGTCCCGGTCGGCTTCAAGTGGGTCGCCGAGGCGATGGGCGAACACGACGCTCTCGTCGGCGGCGAGGAGTCCGGCGGGTTCACCGTTCGCGGTCACGTCCGCGAGAAGGACGGCGTCCTGATGGCACTGCTGGCGGCCGCGATGCACGCCGAGGAGCCGTTAGACGAGCGGGTCGATCGACTCCTCTCCGAACACGGCACCGTCGTCCAGGACAAGATCAGCGTCGCCTGTCCCGACGAGGAGAAGACCCGCGTGCTCGAGGACCTCGAGGCGGAGATCCCCGAGGACGTGGCGGGAACCGCCGTCGACGGCGTCAACACCGCCGACGGCTTCAAACTCCAGCTCGCCGACGGCTCGTGGCTGCTGATCCGCCCCAGCGGGACCGAGCCCGTCCTGCGGGTCTACGCCGAAGCCGAGGACGAGCAGCGGGTGAGTGAGTTGCTCGAGGCCGGCGAGAAACTGGTCGAGCCGCTGGTATAA
- a CDS encoding DUF7563 family protein: MPTCDHCGAHVSERFARVFADENGEIRACVSCSANAGIEQAARERARGA; the protein is encoded by the coding sequence ATGCCAACCTGTGACCATTGCGGCGCACACGTCTCCGAACGCTTCGCACGCGTCTTCGCTGACGAAAACGGCGAGATCCGCGCCTGTGTGAGCTGTTCGGCCAACGCCGGGATCGAACAAGCCGCCAGAGAACGCGCGCGCGGCGCCTGA